A genomic window from Halorubrum trapanicum includes:
- a CDS encoding cupin domain-containing protein, giving the protein MEVVPDADVEAVEAVDGVFLTQGAVGEGMSIQRFEIEPGETVPEHDHPHEQIGVITAGRLTFLVDGEERVVGPDDTYAIPGGEPHAAENRTDEPAVGYDIFSPPRANPDWGE; this is encoded by the coding sequence ATGGAGGTCGTACCAGACGCGGACGTGGAGGCGGTCGAGGCGGTCGACGGCGTGTTCCTCACGCAGGGCGCCGTCGGCGAGGGAATGAGCATCCAGCGGTTCGAGATCGAGCCGGGCGAGACGGTGCCGGAACACGACCACCCGCACGAGCAGATCGGCGTGATCACGGCCGGGCGGCTCACCTTCCTCGTCGACGGCGAGGAGCGCGTGGTCGGCCCGGACGACACCTACGCGATCCCCGGCGGCGAGCCGCACGCCGCCGAGAACCGGACCGACGAACCGGCCGTCGGCTACGACATCTTCTCGCCGCCGCGGGCGAACCCCGACTGGGGGGAGTAG